A DNA window from Cobetia marina contains the following coding sequences:
- a CDS encoding AMP-binding protein, whose translation MRDANPAAPAAAHDPHQSGSAEAADSLILSGEPLSGLEEYPSILEVFEASCANYAERPAFSCMDKTLSYADVDRLSRDFAAWLEHETGLEPGDRIAIQLPNLLQFPVAVFGALRAGLVVVNTNPLYTEREMQHQFHDSGARAIVILANMADKLEKVLKRTSIEEVIITEIGDLHDFPKRPLINLAVRYVKKMVPKYHLPDAHSLRSVLKRGAGLSHTRVTREADDIAALQYTGGTTGVAKGTMLTHRNLVANMLQARGVISDVLNEGHEVLIAPLPVYHIYTFTVNCLYSMESGNHSVLITNPRDIDGFIKTLARTPFTAFVGLNTLFSALCQRDDFKALDFSSLKLTISGGMALTRSAAERWEAVTGCPIAEGYGMTETSPIVSFNPPRELQLGTIGKPVPGTELKVVDAEGVTLGRDAPGELCVRGPQVMKGYWQRDDATREAMDDEGFIRTGDIAVIQPDGFVRIVDRKKDMIIVSGFNVFPNEIEDVVSGHPDIVEAAAVGVPDEQSGEAIKLFVVSSNPDLDRDSLRSWCKEQLTGYKVPRFVEFRDELPKTNVGKVLRRELRDSDDEGGNTPVRET comes from the coding sequence ATGCGTGATGCCAATCCTGCCGCCCCTGCGGCAGCCCATGATCCGCACCAGTCAGGCTCGGCAGAGGCCGCCGATTCCCTGATTCTCAGCGGTGAGCCGTTGTCCGGTCTCGAGGAGTACCCCTCGATTCTGGAGGTCTTCGAGGCCAGCTGCGCCAATTATGCCGAGCGTCCGGCCTTCAGCTGCATGGACAAGACGCTGAGCTACGCCGATGTGGATCGCCTGTCGCGCGACTTCGCCGCCTGGCTTGAGCATGAGACCGGCCTTGAGCCCGGGGATCGCATCGCCATCCAGCTGCCGAACCTGCTGCAGTTCCCGGTGGCCGTGTTCGGGGCGCTGCGCGCCGGTCTGGTGGTGGTCAACACCAACCCGCTCTACACCGAGCGTGAGATGCAGCACCAGTTCCATGACTCCGGCGCACGCGCCATCGTGATTCTGGCCAACATGGCGGACAAGCTCGAGAAGGTGCTCAAGCGCACGTCCATCGAGGAGGTCATCATCACCGAGATCGGTGACCTGCATGATTTCCCCAAGCGCCCGTTGATCAACCTGGCCGTACGCTACGTCAAGAAGATGGTGCCGAAGTACCATCTGCCCGACGCCCACTCGCTGCGCAGCGTGCTCAAGCGCGGCGCGGGGCTCTCGCACACGCGTGTCACGCGAGAGGCCGACGACATCGCGGCACTCCAGTACACCGGCGGGACCACCGGGGTCGCCAAGGGCACCATGCTGACCCACCGCAATCTGGTGGCCAACATGCTGCAGGCGCGCGGTGTGATCAGTGATGTGCTCAATGAAGGCCACGAGGTGCTGATCGCGCCGCTGCCGGTCTATCACATCTATACCTTCACGGTGAATTGCCTCTACAGCATGGAGAGCGGCAACCACAGCGTGCTGATCACCAATCCCCGTGACATCGATGGCTTCATCAAGACGCTGGCCAGGACACCGTTCACCGCCTTCGTCGGCCTCAATACGCTGTTCTCGGCGCTGTGCCAGCGCGATGATTTCAAGGCGCTGGACTTCTCGAGCCTCAAGCTGACCATCTCCGGCGGCATGGCCCTGACGCGCAGCGCGGCTGAACGCTGGGAAGCCGTCACCGGCTGCCCGATCGCCGAGGGCTACGGCATGACCGAGACCTCGCCCATCGTCAGCTTCAACCCCCCGCGTGAGCTGCAGCTGGGGACCATCGGCAAGCCGGTGCCCGGCACCGAACTCAAGGTGGTGGATGCCGAGGGCGTGACGCTGGGGCGTGACGCGCCGGGTGAGCTGTGCGTGCGCGGTCCCCAGGTGATGAAGGGCTATTGGCAGCGTGATGACGCCACGCGTGAGGCGATGGATGACGAGGGCTTCATTCGCACCGGCGATATCGCGGTCATCCAGCCGGATGGCTTCGTGCGCATCGTCGATCGCAAGAAGGACATGATCATCGTCTCCGGCTTCAATGTGTTCCCCAACGAGATCGAGGACGTGGTCAGCGGGCATCCGGATATCGTCGAGGCCGCGGCGGTCGGCGTGCCGGACGAGCAGAGCGGTGAGGCGATCAAGCTGTTTGTCGTGTCCAGCAACCCGGATCTCGACCGCGACAGCCTGCGCAGCTGGTGCAAGGAGCAGCTGACCGGCTACAAGGTGCCGCGTTTCGTCGAATTCCGCGATGAGCTGCCCAAGACCAACGTGGGCAAGGTGCTGCGCCGTGAACTGCGTGACAGCGACGACGAAGGAGGCAATACCCCGGTGCGCGAGACCTGA
- the hrpA gene encoding ATP-dependent RNA helicase HrpA — translation MSDTATAPSEHARLEALAARLERALSRDQRELGKRLAGLRRRLKEGKPVDRAINDIESRLEASIAQRAARETALARWQTPAALNYPPELPVVERREDILAALAEHQIVVVAGETGSGKTTQLPKLCLEMGLGRNGLIGHTQPRRLAARSVAARLAEELETTLGETVGYQVRFNDTTGPSTLIKLMTDGILLAETQHDPDLSRYEAIIIDEAHERSLNIDFLLGYLKRLTARRPDLKIIITSATIDVERFSQHFAAQDGTPAPIVSVSGRNFPVETQYLPLVRDAEDEEDLSLQEGILRAVEELSLIEREKGWMQGPRDVLIFLPGEREIRATADTLRRAQLRDTEVLPLYARLSNEEQNRVFQPHRGRRIVLATNVAETSLTVPGIRYVIDPGLVRISRYSYRSKIQRLPVEPISQASANQRKGRCGRIAEGLCIRLYSEEDFLARPEYTEPEIQRTNLASVILSMLSLKLGDIEKFPFVDAPDSRFVTDGFRLLRELGAVDEHNRLSRDGRTLARLPIDPRLARMVLEGASRGCLREVLIIVSALSIQDPRERPADKRQQADQIHHEWDDDSSDFVSWLNLWEGFELARDALGANPLRRWCKARFLNYLRLREWHDTFRQLKQLTRDLGLEMTSSQHARDAEAQAEVTARVLASPGQGRRPSVAIDHEALHRALLTGLLSNLGLKQENREYLGARNRRFFVHPGSGVAKKSPKWVMAAEMVETTRLYARQVAAIKPEWVEPLAEHLVKRSYSEPHWEMKRAQVVASEQVTLFGLPIVTARKVHYGPLAPQESRELFIRRALVEGEFQTRAPFFAHNRGLMEEVGELEDRARRRDILVDEETLFAFYAERIPEGIYNGRGFDKWRKDAERDNPNVLHLDLDDLMARDAEEVTAARYPEQLHHNGVAYPLSYHFAPGAVDDGVTMTVPAAMLSQLPRYRIEWLVPGLLRDKAIGLMKSLPKQYRKQVVPIPNWVDAALEALTPDDVPLTDALAEFMRVKTGLRLPSDAWAPETLEPHLNMNLRIVDQDGKVLGEGRDLEVLEARFKDSAAAAARAMASRSRDADSEVLEDLPEAPIATSHSTTQAGIRVEAYPALVVKPSVPAEGGMSAKERKLARKTGRNSAPSSHSPANAATSSEQQLSVELFDHPAKAAAAHRDGITRLAMARLPDQVRYLDREFKALERCALLFAKVGTRRVLADDFLYSVFEQVMAVEPLPRSRGELQARLDDKRAELVPHAEALIKPLEAALTQHLELSKRLKGKIDFSMALVVADLKAQQARLVHPGFLQEAGAWLHQLPRYVEAMLIRLDKAPRERMRDQRDMEAVKSFETRLDARLSKAREQGLPDAELEEFGWWLQELRVSLFAQQLGTLETVSPKRLEKRWQELMARR, via the coding sequence TTGAGCGACACCGCTACCGCACCGTCCGAACATGCGCGTCTTGAAGCCCTTGCGGCTCGCCTCGAACGCGCCCTGAGCCGTGATCAGCGCGAGCTGGGCAAGCGCCTGGCTGGCCTGCGTCGGCGTCTCAAGGAAGGCAAGCCGGTCGATCGTGCCATCAACGATATCGAGAGCCGCCTCGAGGCGAGCATCGCCCAGCGTGCCGCGCGCGAGACGGCGCTGGCGCGCTGGCAGACACCGGCCGCACTCAACTATCCGCCGGAGCTGCCGGTGGTGGAGCGTCGCGAGGACATCCTCGCCGCGCTCGCCGAGCATCAGATCGTGGTGGTCGCCGGTGAGACAGGCTCGGGCAAGACCACCCAGCTGCCCAAGCTGTGTCTGGAGATGGGGCTGGGGCGCAATGGTCTGATCGGCCACACCCAGCCACGCCGTCTGGCGGCGCGCTCGGTGGCGGCGCGTCTGGCCGAGGAGCTCGAGACGACCCTCGGCGAGACGGTCGGCTATCAGGTGCGCTTCAACGACACCACTGGCCCGTCGACGCTGATCAAGCTGATGACCGACGGTATCCTGCTGGCGGAAACCCAGCATGATCCGGACCTGAGCCGCTACGAGGCGATCATCATCGATGAGGCCCACGAGCGCAGTCTGAACATCGACTTCCTGCTCGGCTATCTCAAGCGCCTCACCGCGCGCCGTCCGGATCTCAAGATCATCATCACCTCGGCGACCATCGACGTGGAGCGCTTCAGTCAGCACTTCGCGGCCCAGGATGGCACGCCGGCACCCATCGTCTCGGTCAGCGGGCGCAACTTCCCGGTCGAGACCCAATACCTGCCGCTGGTGCGCGATGCCGAGGATGAGGAAGACCTCAGCCTGCAGGAAGGTATCCTGCGCGCGGTGGAAGAGCTGTCGCTGATCGAGCGCGAGAAGGGCTGGATGCAGGGTCCGCGTGACGTGTTGATCTTCCTGCCCGGCGAGCGCGAGATCCGCGCCACCGCGGATACCCTGCGTCGCGCCCAGCTGCGCGATACCGAGGTATTGCCGCTGTACGCGCGGCTCTCGAACGAAGAGCAGAATCGCGTCTTCCAGCCGCATCGTGGCCGGCGCATCGTGCTGGCCACCAACGTCGCCGAGACCTCGCTGACCGTGCCGGGCATCCGCTACGTGATCGACCCGGGGCTGGTGCGCATCAGTCGTTACAGCTATCGCTCCAAGATCCAGCGACTGCCGGTGGAACCGATCAGTCAGGCCAGCGCCAATCAGCGCAAGGGCCGCTGCGGGCGTATCGCCGAAGGCCTGTGCATCCGCCTCTACAGCGAGGAGGATTTCCTCGCGCGCCCGGAATACACCGAGCCGGAAATCCAGCGCACCAATCTGGCCTCGGTGATTCTGTCGATGCTGTCGCTCAAGCTGGGCGACATCGAGAAGTTTCCCTTCGTCGATGCCCCGGATTCGCGCTTCGTCACCGATGGTTTCCGCCTGCTGCGCGAACTGGGGGCGGTGGATGAGCACAACCGTCTGAGTCGTGATGGTCGCACCCTGGCACGTCTGCCCATCGACCCGCGTCTGGCGCGCATGGTGCTGGAAGGCGCCTCGCGCGGCTGTCTGCGTGAAGTGCTGATCATCGTCAGTGCACTGTCGATCCAGGACCCGCGCGAGCGTCCCGCCGACAAGCGCCAGCAGGCGGATCAGATTCACCACGAGTGGGACGATGACAGCTCCGATTTCGTCAGCTGGCTGAATCTGTGGGAAGGCTTCGAGCTGGCGCGTGACGCGCTGGGAGCCAACCCGCTGCGTCGCTGGTGCAAGGCGCGCTTCCTCAACTATCTGCGTCTGCGCGAGTGGCATGACACCTTCCGTCAGCTCAAGCAGCTGACGCGGGATCTTGGGCTGGAGATGACCAGCAGCCAGCATGCGCGTGACGCCGAGGCACAGGCCGAGGTCACCGCGCGAGTGCTGGCGTCTCCGGGCCAGGGCCGTCGTCCGTCGGTGGCCATTGATCATGAAGCCCTGCATCGTGCGCTGTTGACCGGGCTGCTCTCCAATCTCGGCCTCAAGCAGGAAAATCGCGAGTATCTCGGGGCGCGCAACCGACGCTTCTTCGTGCATCCGGGCTCCGGTGTGGCCAAGAAGTCGCCCAAGTGGGTGATGGCGGCCGAGATGGTCGAGACCACCAGGCTCTACGCGCGACAGGTCGCGGCGATCAAGCCCGAGTGGGTCGAGCCGCTGGCCGAGCATCTGGTCAAGCGCAGCTACAGCGAGCCGCACTGGGAGATGAAGCGTGCCCAGGTGGTCGCCAGTGAGCAGGTCACGCTGTTCGGCCTGCCCATCGTCACCGCGCGCAAGGTGCATTACGGCCCGCTGGCGCCACAGGAATCCCGCGAGCTGTTCATCCGCCGCGCGCTGGTCGAGGGTGAATTCCAGACCCGCGCGCCATTCTTCGCCCATAATCGTGGCCTGATGGAGGAAGTCGGGGAGCTTGAGGATCGTGCGCGCCGGCGTGACATTCTCGTCGATGAGGAGACGCTGTTCGCCTTCTATGCCGAGCGGATTCCGGAAGGCATCTACAACGGGCGCGGCTTCGACAAGTGGCGCAAGGATGCCGAGCGCGACAATCCGAATGTCCTGCATCTGGATCTCGATGACCTGATGGCGCGCGATGCCGAGGAAGTCACCGCCGCACGCTATCCCGAGCAGCTGCATCACAATGGTGTCGCCTATCCGCTGAGCTATCACTTCGCGCCCGGCGCGGTGGATGACGGCGTGACCATGACGGTCCCGGCGGCGATGCTCTCCCAGCTGCCGCGCTATCGCATCGAGTGGCTGGTGCCGGGGCTGCTGCGGGACAAGGCCATCGGCCTGATGAAATCGCTGCCCAAGCAGTATCGCAAGCAGGTGGTGCCGATTCCCAACTGGGTCGATGCCGCGCTTGAGGCGTTGACCCCGGATGACGTGCCGTTGACCGACGCGCTGGCCGAGTTCATGCGCGTCAAGACTGGCCTGCGCCTGCCGTCGGATGCCTGGGCGCCGGAGACGCTGGAGCCGCACCTGAACATGAATCTGCGCATCGTCGATCAGGACGGCAAGGTGCTGGGGGAGGGGCGTGATCTTGAAGTGCTCGAGGCGCGTTTCAAGGACTCGGCGGCCGCCGCGGCACGCGCCATGGCCAGTCGCAGCCGCGATGCCGACAGTGAAGTGCTGGAAGACCTGCCGGAGGCGCCGATCGCGACCTCCCACAGCACCACCCAGGCAGGCATTCGGGTCGAGGCCTATCCGGCGCTGGTGGTGAAGCCGTCGGTGCCCGCCGAGGGCGGCATGAGTGCCAAGGAACGCAAGCTGGCTCGCAAGACCGGCAGAAACAGTGCACCGTCAAGTCACTCGCCCGCGAATGCTGCCACCTCAAGCGAGCAGCAGCTGAGCGTGGAGCTGTTCGATCATCCGGCCAAGGCCGCCGCCGCGCATCGTGATGGCATCACGCGTCTGGCGATGGCACGCCTGCCGGACCAGGTGCGCTATCTGGACCGGGAGTTCAAGGCACTGGAGCGCTGCGCGCTGCTGTTCGCCAAGGTCGGCACGCGTCGCGTGCTGGCGGATGACTTCCTCTACAGCGTCTTCGAGCAGGTGATGGCCGTCGAGCCGCTGCCGCGTTCGCGCGGTGAGTTGCAGGCGCGTCTGGATGACAAGCGGGCCGAGCTGGTGCCCCACGCCGAAGCACTGATCAAGCCGTTGGAGGCTGCGCTCACGCAGCATCTGGAGCTTTCCAAGCGCCTCAAGGGCAAGATCGACTTCTCGATGGCGCTGGTGGTGGCAGACCTCAAGGCCCAGCAGGCCCGCCTGGTGCACCCGGGCTTCCTCCAGGAGGCGGGTGCCTGGCTGCATCAGCTGCCACGCTATGTGGAGGCGATGCTGATCCGTCTCGACAAGGCCCCGCGTGAGCGCATGCGTGATCAACGTGACATGGAGGCGGTCAAGAGCTTCGAGACACGCCTTGATGCCCGCCTGAGCAAGGCCCGCGAGCAGGGCCTGCCCGATGCGGAGCTGGAGGAGTTCGGCTGGTGGCTGCAGGAGCTGCGCGTCTCATTGTTCGCTCAGCAGCTCGGCACGCTGGAGACCGTCTCCCCCAAGCGGCTGGAGAAGCGCTGGCAGGAATTGATGGCGCGGCGCTGA
- the cysK gene encoding cysteine synthase A, with the protein MAKIYQDNSQAIGNTPLVKINRLSRHPRLYAKVEARNPAFSVKCRIGASMVWDAEARGELKPGMEIVEPTSGNTGIALAFVGAARGYPVTLTMPSSMSMERRKVLKSLGANLVLTDPAKGMQGAIDKACELKKAEPERYFLPQQFSNPANPRIHEETTGPELWDALDGDMDVLVAGVGTGGTISGIARYFKTVRGQTLEAVAVEPAESAIIAQRLKGEPITPAPHKIQGIGANFIPDNLDLTLIDRVESVVSEDAMAMARRIMQEEGIMCGISCGAAMTAALRLAEDPAYADKSIVVILPDSGERYLSSPMFAGMFDDVEG; encoded by the coding sequence ATGGCAAAGATCTACCAGGACAACTCACAGGCCATCGGCAATACACCGCTGGTCAAGATCAACCGCCTCAGCCGCCACCCGCGCCTGTACGCCAAGGTGGAAGCCCGCAACCCGGCCTTCTCCGTCAAATGCCGGATCGGTGCCAGCATGGTGTGGGATGCGGAAGCGCGCGGCGAGCTCAAGCCGGGCATGGAGATCGTCGAGCCGACCTCCGGCAATACCGGTATCGCGCTGGCCTTCGTCGGTGCGGCGCGTGGCTACCCCGTCACCCTGACCATGCCGTCCTCCATGAGCATGGAGCGCCGCAAGGTGCTGAAGTCACTGGGTGCCAATCTGGTGCTGACCGACCCCGCCAAGGGCATGCAGGGCGCCATCGACAAGGCCTGCGAACTCAAGAAGGCCGAGCCGGAGCGCTACTTCCTGCCGCAGCAGTTCTCCAATCCGGCCAACCCGCGCATCCATGAGGAAACCACCGGCCCTGAGCTCTGGGATGCGCTGGACGGCGACATGGACGTGCTGGTCGCGGGGGTCGGCACCGGCGGTACCATCAGCGGTATCGCACGCTACTTCAAGACGGTGCGTGGCCAGACGCTGGAAGCCGTGGCGGTAGAGCCGGCGGAATCGGCCATCATTGCCCAGCGCCTCAAGGGCGAGCCCATCACCCCGGCACCGCACAAGATCCAGGGGATCGGTGCCAACTTCATCCCCGACAATCTGGATCTGACGCTGATCGACCGCGTCGAGTCGGTGGTCAGCGAAGACGCCATGGCCATGGCACGCCGTATCATGCAGGAAGAAGGCATCATGTGCGGCATCTCCTGTGGTGCGGCGATGACTGCGGCACTGCGCCTGGCCGAAGACCCGGCCTACGCCGACAAGTCCATCGTCGTCATCCTGCCGGACAGTGGCGAACGCTACCTGTCCTCGCCGATGTTCGCCGGCATGTTCGATGATGTCGAAGGCTGA
- a CDS encoding class II glutamine amidotransferase, with protein MCELLGMSANVPTDICFSFAGFLQRGGGTGPHRDGWGIAFYEEGGYREFRDPHPSVDSPIARMILDYPIKSQMVISHIRQANVGQVTLANTHPFTRELWGRQWCYAHNGQLADWQTLPLPYYRPVGSTDSEHAACFLLGEIRRAFPEPPSRCEDLWRHLHAQCERLRALGVFNLLLSDGVHLYAYCSTKLAHITRRAPFGQASLTDFEMSVDFQQHTTDADVVSVIATDPLTDNEQWQRLLPGQLVVFREGELVASLGGELPLSQEEQGQAESGAVDRTATARRKPDWLASDLSC; from the coding sequence ATGTGTGAGCTGCTTGGCATGAGTGCCAATGTTCCGACCGATATCTGCTTCAGCTTCGCGGGCTTTCTGCAACGCGGGGGTGGTACCGGCCCGCACCGCGATGGCTGGGGTATCGCCTTCTATGAAGAGGGTGGCTATCGCGAATTCCGTGACCCGCACCCTTCAGTGGATTCGCCCATCGCGCGGATGATTCTCGACTATCCCATCAAGTCACAGATGGTGATCAGTCATATCCGCCAAGCCAATGTCGGCCAGGTGACGTTGGCCAATACCCACCCGTTCACGCGGGAGTTGTGGGGGCGCCAGTGGTGCTATGCCCACAATGGGCAGCTGGCGGACTGGCAAACGCTTCCCTTGCCGTACTATCGCCCCGTGGGCAGCACGGACAGCGAGCACGCCGCCTGTTTCCTGCTCGGCGAGATCCGCCGTGCCTTCCCGGAACCGCCCTCTCGCTGTGAGGACCTGTGGCGTCACCTGCATGCCCAGTGCGAGCGTCTGCGTGCGCTGGGGGTCTTCAATCTGCTGCTCTCCGATGGCGTGCATCTCTACGCCTACTGCTCCACCAAGCTTGCGCACATCACGCGCCGAGCGCCCTTCGGGCAGGCGAGCCTCACCGATTTCGAGATGAGCGTCGACTTCCAGCAACACACCACCGATGCCGATGTGGTGTCGGTGATCGCCACCGACCCGCTGACCGACAACGAGCAATGGCAGCGGCTGCTGCCCGGGCAGCTGGTCGTGTTTCGGGAAGGTGAGCTGGTCGCCAGTCTTGGCGGTGAGTTGCCGCTGAGTCAGGAAGAGCAGGGGCAGGCCGAGAGCGGGGCGGTCGATCGCACCGCCACTGCGCGTCGCAAGCCGGACTGGCTGGCCTCGGACCTGAGTTGCTGA
- a CDS encoding VWA domain-containing protein produces the protein MSPSEATAPGKTPDLRMAIDVSGSMKHNDPANLRASALDLLVTLLPERSHAGVWGFGEQVQSLLALGAVDAGWKRSARGLESRLDDYEQYTDLEAGLRAAAQGNDAGVGGDAPRQIILLSDGMVDLREPSTRKAAADSASRQRITDELTPQLAAHDITVHTVALSRNADVDLLQQIADGTGGLATVAESPEDLLRAFLAALDRIVPGEQVPLNDKHFVIDDSVQEFTALVFHGPDDRSPVLISPQGQRYRLADQASLPEGVRWEHQPRYDLITVTDPQTGKWQLEGEVGADSRITIVSELALVSRPLPATLYRGFDYSLTASLVDGARAVNDEDFLATLDGNARLVPEQDVQEGEGAAEDVTTAQQRGLERDGADFHVDMPAPDQLGGARLTLTVMGYRDNASFARQLSQRTSVVDPLLVEPVGADPRTGKSPDALEVSARHPLLNTANTRLVATLHGEALSVAEDGERQWRIDLPPLDSDVQADVQISARLALDGAPPVLDLAPYTLNADAARRAANLDRTPIEGERFGEIEGLDQAGEDAPEDLNALLMKGRLPIDKVPALIGQWFEGASDFARQEAGSARSRMIAYAVAGAFGLLMLILLVRRMTRKPTRREEPHV, from the coding sequence ATGTCGCCCAGCGAGGCGACAGCGCCGGGCAAGACACCGGATCTGCGCATGGCCATCGATGTCTCGGGCAGCATGAAGCACAACGACCCGGCCAATCTGCGCGCCAGTGCGCTGGATCTGCTGGTGACGCTGTTGCCGGAGCGCTCGCATGCCGGGGTATGGGGCTTCGGTGAGCAGGTACAGTCACTGCTGGCGCTGGGGGCGGTGGATGCCGGCTGGAAGCGGTCTGCCCGCGGACTCGAGAGCCGTCTCGACGACTATGAGCAGTACACGGATCTGGAGGCGGGCCTGCGCGCCGCTGCCCAGGGAAATGATGCCGGCGTGGGTGGTGATGCACCGCGTCAGATCATCCTGCTCTCCGATGGCATGGTCGACCTGCGTGAGCCGAGCACCCGCAAGGCCGCCGCGGACAGCGCCTCGCGTCAGCGCATCACGGATGAGCTGACGCCGCAGCTTGCCGCCCACGACATCACGGTGCATACGGTGGCGCTGTCGCGCAATGCCGATGTGGATCTGCTTCAGCAGATCGCGGACGGTACCGGCGGCCTGGCGACGGTCGCCGAGAGCCCGGAAGACCTGTTGCGTGCCTTCCTCGCGGCGCTGGATCGCATCGTGCCCGGTGAGCAGGTACCGCTGAACGACAAGCACTTCGTGATCGATGACAGCGTGCAGGAATTCACCGCCCTGGTCTTCCACGGCCCCGATGATCGCTCGCCGGTGCTGATTTCGCCGCAGGGGCAGCGTTACCGTCTCGCCGACCAGGCGTCACTGCCGGAAGGGGTGCGCTGGGAGCACCAGCCGCGTTATGACCTGATCACCGTGACGGACCCCCAGACCGGCAAGTGGCAGCTCGAGGGTGAGGTGGGGGCCGATAGCCGCATCACGATCGTCTCGGAACTGGCATTGGTATCACGGCCCCTGCCTGCCACGCTCTATCGGGGTTTCGACTACTCGCTGACCGCATCGCTGGTCGATGGCGCGCGCGCCGTCAATGATGAGGACTTCCTGGCGACGCTGGATGGCAATGCACGTCTGGTGCCGGAGCAGGATGTGCAGGAGGGAGAAGGCGCGGCGGAGGATGTCACCACCGCGCAGCAGCGAGGCCTTGAGCGTGACGGCGCCGACTTCCATGTCGACATGCCGGCCCCCGACCAGCTCGGTGGCGCCCGCCTGACCCTGACCGTGATGGGCTATCGCGACAATGCCTCCTTCGCGCGCCAGCTCAGTCAGCGTACCAGCGTGGTGGACCCGCTGCTGGTCGAGCCCGTCGGCGCTGACCCGCGTACCGGCAAGTCGCCTGACGCGCTGGAAGTCAGTGCGCGTCATCCGCTGCTCAATACCGCCAACACGCGTCTGGTCGCGACGCTGCATGGGGAGGCCCTGAGCGTGGCGGAGGATGGCGAGCGGCAATGGCGCATCGACCTGCCGCCCCTGGACTCGGATGTCCAGGCGGATGTGCAGATCAGCGCGCGTCTCGCGCTCGACGGAGCTCCGCCGGTGCTGGACCTCGCGCCCTATACCCTCAATGCGGACGCGGCGCGTCGGGCGGCCAATCTGGATCGCACACCCATCGAGGGGGAGCGCTTCGGTGAGATCGAGGGGCTGGATCAGGCCGGGGAAGATGCGCCGGAAGACCTCAATGCCCTGTTGATGAAGGGCCGTCTGCCCATCGACAAGGTACCGGCGTTGATCGGCCAGTGGTTCGAGGGCGCTTCCGACTTCGCGCGCCAGGAAGCCGGCTCTGCCCGGAGCCGCATGATCGCCTATGCCGTGGCCGGTGCATTCGGCCTGCTGATGCTGATCCTGCTGGTGCGCCGCATGACACGCAAACCGACCCGACGGGAGGAACCCCATGTGTGA